TACGGCGCAACGTCCGATGGTTACGACATGGTCGCGCCCTCCGGTGAGGGCGCGGTGCGCTGCATGCGCATGGCCCTGGAAAACGTGAAGGTGCCGGTCGACTACATCAATCCGCACGCCACCTCGACGCCGGTCGGCGACGAGAAGGAGATCGAAGCGATTCGCGAGGTGTTCGGCGACAAATGCCCCCCTATCTCGGCGACCAAGTCCCTCACCGGTCACTCCCTCGGCGCGACGGGGGTCCAGGAGGCGATCTATTCGCTTCTCATGATGAACAACGGCTTCATCTGCGAAAGCGCCAATATCGAGGAAATCGACCCGCTCTTTGCCGACATGCCCATAGTCCGCAACCGGATCGACGATGCGAAGCTTGGCTGCGTACTGTCGAACTCGTTCGGTTTTGGGGGCACCAACGCGACGATCGTCATGAAGCATGTCGATCTCTGACGCTGAGTGACGCCGTGTATCGTTCTCAGCGTACGGCGTATGTGGATTTCGGAACTTTGCCGTGCGGTTTGCCTGGCGAGGGCACGGCACCTGTGGACATCGGTTTTCAGATCAAGATTAGAGAGCGGCAGGTGGCGTAATATCAGCGCGCCGCCGCACTTGTCATGCGTATCTGGGCTTAATTCCCGCCGTGGTCGCACGCGATGTGATCAGCTGCGGATAGCCATCATGAACTGGCTGCCTCAAGGCTGCCACGGATAACCCTACTCGGTAGCAAGGACGTCAGGAATGGTCACCACGGGACTGATGCAGGGGAAACGCGGTCTCGTGATGGGCGTTGCGAACGACCATTCCATTGCGTGGGGCATCGCCAAGGCCCTGAGCGACCATGGCGCTGAGCTAGCCTTCACCTATCAAGGCGATGCGCTCCGCAAACGCGTGGCTCCGCTCGCGGAATCGGTCGGGTCCTCGCTTGTGTTGCCCTGCGATGTCGAGGATCTTGCATCCGTGGACGGGTTGTTTGCGACCCTCCAGGAGAATTGGGGTGCGCTCGATTTTGTCGTTCACGCGATTGCCTTTTCCGACAAATCGGAGCTCAAGGGGCGTTATGCGGACACTTCGCGTGAGAATTTCTCGCGCACCATGCTGATTTCCTGTTTCTCCTTCACGGAGATCGCCAAGCGTGCCGCGGCGCTGATGCCGAAAGGCGGCTCACTGCTTACCTTGACCTACGGCGGGTCGACCCGCGTGATGCCGAATTACAACGTCA
This portion of the Chelatococcus sp. YT9 genome encodes:
- the fabI gene encoding enoyl-ACP reductase FabI, which encodes MVTTGLMQGKRGLVMGVANDHSIAWGIAKALSDHGAELAFTYQGDALRKRVAPLAESVGSSLVLPCDVEDLASVDGLFATLQENWGALDFVVHAIAFSDKSELKGRYADTSRENFSRTMLISCFSFTEIAKRAAALMPKGGSLLTLTYGGSTRVMPNYNVMGVAKAALEAGVRYLAGDFGAEGIRVNAISAGPVRTLAGAGITDARLMFNYQRAHAPLRRTVTIEEIGGAAVYLLSDLSTGVTGEIHYVDSGYNIISMPRPEVLKAQEVAETVAEAVAGETIKAD